The following are encoded in a window of Sutcliffiella horikoshii genomic DNA:
- the spoIIP gene encoding stage II sporulation protein P, translating into MNIIQSQNHYLTGKDVEVPKLPIMELSFELATNLKPYDIRSFLGNEIPGFFAYDTQFYVAGKGTDYTDIPFESSAPMEVLLKEREIAEEMLLVDEDEDEPTPSPEKTIDETIVHIYQSHSWESYLPLLRGVSEPDDATSNNPEANVIAVGKMLKNELADKGIKANHDTRNVPKDLAARGWNYNHSYQYSRETVEAAMTFNSDVEYLIDIHRDALRKEKTTEVIDGKSYARLLFVVGTAHKNYEKNLEFAESIHHAIEKKYPGLSRGVIPKGKSTGNGLYNQDLSNRAILLEVGGVDNNLEEARNAIKAFADIYSEIVWEEREAGEF; encoded by the coding sequence TTGAACATCATTCAATCACAGAATCACTATTTAACTGGCAAGGATGTCGAGGTTCCAAAGCTCCCAATCATGGAGTTATCATTTGAACTGGCAACCAACCTGAAACCTTATGATATTAGAAGTTTTTTGGGAAATGAAATTCCTGGCTTCTTTGCATATGATACACAGTTCTATGTTGCCGGAAAAGGAACCGACTATACTGATATCCCATTTGAATCCTCGGCCCCTATGGAAGTGCTCCTAAAAGAGCGTGAGATTGCAGAGGAAATGCTTTTGGTCGATGAGGATGAGGATGAACCGACCCCCTCACCAGAGAAGACTATAGATGAGACGATTGTGCATATCTATCAATCTCATAGTTGGGAATCTTACCTGCCACTTTTAAGGGGAGTAAGTGAACCGGATGATGCAACGAGCAATAACCCCGAGGCAAATGTAATAGCAGTTGGAAAAATGCTTAAAAATGAACTTGCAGATAAAGGAATAAAAGCGAATCATGATACAAGAAATGTCCCGAAGGATCTTGCTGCAAGAGGTTGGAATTACAACCACTCCTACCAATATTCTAGGGAAACCGTGGAAGCAGCCATGACGTTTAATAGTGATGTGGAATATTTAATTGATATTCATCGTGACGCTTTACGAAAAGAAAAGACAACCGAAGTGATAGATGGAAAAAGCTACGCTAGACTTTTGTTTGTAGTGGGGACAGCTCATAAGAACTACGAAAAAAATCTGGAATTTGCCGAAAGTATTCATCATGCTATTGAAAAAAAGTACCCTGGCCTGAGCAGGGGAGTCATTCCTAAAGGAAAGTCAACTGGAAACGGGTTATATAATCAAGACCTCTCAAACCGAGCCATTCTTTTAGAAGTTGGAGGGGTGGACAACAACTTGGAAGAAGCGCGTAACGCCATTAAGGCATTTGCAGATATTTATAGTGAAATTGTATGGGAAGAAAGGGAAGCGGGAGAGTTTTGA